A window of Prevotella fusca JCM 17724 genomic DNA:
CGCCATGATCTCATTGCGACACGATGTGAGGATATTTGTCGGCAACCAATAACAACCTACAGCTATCAGGCAGTTACCCGGCTGAAGATGAACATAATATCCTCCACGCAAAGACTTCCTGCCATGTGCACAGATATAAGCTCCGAAATGTCGTTTATACGGACTCTTGTCGGGTGAGAAGCGTACATCACGGTAGAAACGGTAAGTACAATCCTTTGCCGTCAGATGAGATACCTCATCATCAAAGGTTGACAATTGTGATATTATCAAATCAACTCCTTGCTCGAAATCAGCTTTTACCTCGTCATATTCAGCCTTATTTTCCAGAAACCATTGCCGGTTATTATTTGCAGCAATGCCTTTTAGGAAGTGCATTATCTTCTTTGTATTCATAATCTTTACTTCTTTACCTTTTTACAGTTTGCTATTCTCCAATCGCTTTGGACATATTTCATCAAAAGGACAATGCTCACAATCAGGCTTTGCACTCTTACAGACATAACGACCATGCAGCAGTATCCAATGATGTGCATCCGAAACCTCCTCTGTTGGAATATTCTTCATCAGATAATCCTCCACCTTACGAGGAGTATTTGCTGTTGACGGAACAAGTCCCAAACGATGACTGACACGATAGACATGCGTATCAACAGCGAGTGTCGGCTTACCAAACCACACTGCCTGTATGACATTTGCCGTCTTGCGACCTACACCCGGCAGTGTAACGAGTGCACTGGCTTCAGAAGGAACCACACCGTTAAATTCCTCAACCAACATCTTCGACATCTCAACCAGATGCTTCGCCTTTGAATTAGGATAAGAAACACTCTTCACATATTCAAAGATTTCCTCGGCCGTTGCCTCCGACATGGCTTTCGCATCCGGGTAATGACGGAACAAATCTGGTGTAATCGCATTGATACGCTTGTCCGTACATTGGGCAGAAAGCAGTGTTGCACAAAGAAGTTGGAAGGCAGAACCAAAATTAAGCTCAGTTGTTACATGTCCTACATGCTTGCGGAAGTAATCCAAAACATAAGTATATCGTTCTTTTCTTGTCATCTTTTTATAGTATAGTGCAGCATAAAATATACATCTTAGCCAATTAAACTTATTTTCTTTCTTTTATTACGATATTATTTCCCACAACGGCAATAGCTTGCTGGTTTGTAATAATCTTCAAGGGCAGATGACTGTTTTTATTGACAACTTCCCGTG
This region includes:
- a CDS encoding DUF2461 domain-containing protein; the encoded protein is MNTKKIMHFLKGIAANNNRQWFLENKAEYDEVKADFEQGVDLIISQLSTFDDEVSHLTAKDCTYRFYRDVRFSPDKSPYKRHFGAYICAHGRKSLRGGYYVHLQPGNCLIAVGCYWLPTNILTSCRNEIMANIDEWRKDVESNDFVDLFGRPNEGEWADDKVSGKGFGLTALKTVPKGFPKDYEFVQYLRMKDYCCWVSVPDDFFEGDGWLGKLEIICKTGKPMMDFINNVIDDYE
- the nth gene encoding endonuclease III, with the translated sequence MTRKERYTYVLDYFRKHVGHVTTELNFGSAFQLLCATLLSAQCTDKRINAITPDLFRHYPDAKAMSEATAEEIFEYVKSVSYPNSKAKHLVEMSKMLVEEFNGVVPSEASALVTLPGVGRKTANVIQAVWFGKPTLAVDTHVYRVSHRLGLVPSTANTPRKVEDYLMKNIPTEEVSDAHHWILLHGRYVCKSAKPDCEHCPFDEICPKRLENSKL